The following is a genomic window from Pseudomonadota bacterium.
CGGCGGCCAGCGCCCGCGCGGCGCGCACCAGCTCACCACGGGCCCCGTAGTTCACCGCGAGGTTGAGTATCAGGCGGCTGTTGCCTGCGGTGACGCGACTGGTCTCTGCAAAGGCTTCGCGCACCCGGGCAGGCAGCGACTCAACGTCGCCGATGACGCGGAAGCGGACGCCGTTGGCCAGCATGTCGGCGCGGTCCTTGCGGCTGTAGTGCTCGAAGAGGCGCATGAGCAGGCCCACCTCGCTCTCCGAGCGCTTCCAGTTCTCGAGCGAGAAGGCGTAGGCCGTGAGCACGCGGATGCCGAGGTCGCTGCAGGCGCGAACCACATCGCGAAATGCGCGCACCCCCGCGCGATGGCCCATGAGCGAGGGAAGGGAGCGGGAGCGAGCCCAGCGGCGGTTGCCGTCCATGATGACCGCGAGGTGCGTCGGCAGACGCCCGCCATCGAGGGACGAGAGCGCCTGGGTCTCCTCCCCCGTGGCATTGCGCAGGAACGGCGCCGAGGGCTCAGATCTCAAGTATCTCTTTTTCCTTCGATGAGAGCGCCTGATCGAATTCGGCGATGAACTTGTCGGTCATCTTCTGGATCTGCTGCTCGGCACGCTTGATGTCGTCTTCAGAGGCACCGGCGTCCTTCTGCTTCTTGGCCTCTTCGATGGCGTCGCGACGAACGTTTCGCAGCGCCACCTTCCCCTCTTCCGTGCGCTTCTTGACCTGCTTGACCAGGTCCTTGCGGCGCTCCTCGTTGAGCGAGGGGAGCAGAAGGCGGATGTTGGTGCCGTCGTTCGTGGGGTTGATGCCGAGATCAGACTTCTGGATGGCCTTCTCGATGGACGCCATCACCGATTTGTCATACGGGGTCACCACGAGCATGCGAGGCTCGGGCGAGGTGACGCTGGCAAGCTGGTTCACCTGCATCTGCTGCCCGTAGGCCTCGACGTGGATGCGGTCGAGCAGGGACGGCGTTGCGCGCCCCGTGCGAATCGACGTGAAGTCTCTCTTGAGATGCTCGAACGCCTTCTTCATGCGCTCCTCGGCATCGCTGAACACCTTTTGCTCCACCATTCAACCGACCTCCTTGACGAGCGTTCCGATCTCTTCGCCGAGCACGATCTTCTTGATGTTCCCGTACTCGGCGCTGTTGAAGACCAGAATCGGAAGCTTGTGATCCCAGCAGAGCGACACGGCGGTGGAATCCATCACCTTGAGCCCCTTCTGGATCACGTCGACGTATTCGATCTCCTTGAACTTCGTGGCCTGCGGATACTTCTGCGGGTCCATGTCGTAGACGCCGTCGACTTTCGTCGCCTTCAGAACAGCCTCGGCGTTGACCTCGAGCGCGCGCAGCGCGGCCGTGGTGTCGGTGGTGAAGAACGGGTTGCCCGTGCCCCCTCCGAAGATGACCACCCTTCCCTTCTCGAGGTGGCGCAGGGCGCGCCGGCGGTAGAAGGGCTCTGCGATCTGCTGCATGGTCACCGCCGTGAGAACACGAACGGTAACGCCCAGATGCTCGAGGGCGTCTTGCAGCGCAAGGGCGTTGAGCACCGTGGCGAGCATGCCCATGTGGTCGGCGGTGGCACTGTCCATCTTCGGCGCAAGGCGACCGCGCCAGATGTTGCCTCCCCCCACCACCACGGCGACCTCGACACCGAGATCGCGCAGCTCCTTGACCTCACGAGCATACGTCTCGACCGTGGGCATGTGGATGCCGAAGTCGTTGTCGCCCGCCAGCGCCTCACCGCTGAGCTTGAGAAGGATTCGCTTGTACTTGAGCGTGGTCATGGCATTTCCCACAGAGCAAGAGATTGTACGAAGGCCGTCGCGCCGACGTCTGCCAGCGCGACGGCCTCGTGGGCCGACCTACTCCTTCGGAGCGCTCTCGCCGAGCGCGTAGCGAACGAAGCGAGCGACCTTGATGTTCTCGCCGAGCTTGCCGATGGTCTCGCGGATGTACTCGCCGACGGTCTTCTTGTCGTCTTTGACGTACGGCTGATCGTACAGGCAGAGGCGCTCGAAGTACTTGTCGACCTTGCCCTGGGCGATCTTCTCGGCCATCTCGGGCTTCTTGCCCTCTTCGATGGCAGCCTTCTTGTAGCCGTCGAGCTCGCGCTCGATGAGCTCCTTGGGCACCTCTTCACGGGTGACGTACACGGGCGAGAGGGCGGCGATGTGCATCGCCACGTCGCGCACGAGGTTCTTGAAGTCG
Proteins encoded in this region:
- a CDS encoding isoprenyl transferase, whose protein sequence is MRNATGEETQALSSLDGGRLPTHLAVIMDGNRRWARSRSLPSLMGHRAGVRAFRDVVRACSDLGIRVLTAYAFSLENWKRSESEVGLLMRLFEHYSRKDRADMLANGVRFRVIGDVESLPARVREAFAETSRVTAGNSRLILNLAVNYGARGELVRAARALAAEVRDGRLDAEAICEADIERNLHTVGLPDPDLLIRTSGEIRVSNFLLWQMAYTEFWFTERCWPDFRRIDLVHALLDYQTRERRYGGGSAEAPRALDPSLLSLDAEVARLDPGRSERTMLEGASALDEVNR
- a CDS encoding ribosome recycling factor; this encodes MVEQKVFSDAEERMKKAFEHLKRDFTSIRTGRATPSLLDRIHVEAYGQQMQVNQLASVTSPEPRMLVVTPYDKSVMASIEKAIQKSDLGINPTNDGTNIRLLLPSLNEERRKDLVKQVKKRTEEGKVALRNVRRDAIEEAKKQKDAGASEDDIKRAEQQIQKMTDKFIAEFDQALSSKEKEILEI
- a CDS encoding UMP kinase → MTTLKYKRILLKLSGEALAGDNDFGIHMPTVETYAREVKELRDLGVEVAVVVGGGNIWRGRLAPKMDSATADHMGMLATVLNALALQDALEHLGVTVRVLTAVTMQQIAEPFYRRRALRHLEKGRVVIFGGGTGNPFFTTDTTAALRALEVNAEAVLKATKVDGVYDMDPQKYPQATKFKEIEYVDVIQKGLKVMDSTAVSLCWDHKLPILVFNSAEYGNIKKIVLGEEIGTLVKEVG
- the tsf gene encoding translation elongation factor Ts is translated as MSHPPERVQSTIRLNDPKEEPVLEISATMIKELREKTGAGMLDCREALKQNEGNLQKAMDFLRQKGIASADKKKDRATAEGRVDSYIHAIGAAARVGVLIEVNCETDFVAKTDDFKNLVRDVAMHIAALSPVYVTREEVPKELIERELDGYKKAAIEEGKKPEMAEKIAQGKVDKYFERLCLYDQPYVKDDKKTVGEYIRETIGKLGENIKVARFVRYALGESAPKE